Proteins encoded in a region of the Esox lucius isolate fEsoLuc1 chromosome 9, fEsoLuc1.pri, whole genome shotgun sequence genome:
- the ptp4a1 gene encoding protein tyrosine phosphatase type IVA 1, translated as MARMNRPAPVEITYKNMRFLITHNPTNATLNKFIEELKKYGVTTVVRVCEATYDATLVGKEGIQVLDWAFDDGAPPSNQIVDDWLNLLKTKFREDPGCCIAVHCVAGLGRAPVMVALALIECGMKYEDAVQFIRQKRRGAFNSKQLFYLEKYRPKMRLRFKDSNGHRNNCCVQ; from the exons ATGGCACGAATGAACCGACCCGCCCCTGTGGAGATCACCTACAAAAACATGAGGTTTCTGATTACCCACAATCCTACAAATGCCACTCTCAATAAATTCATTGAG GAATTGAAGAAGTATGGTGTGACCACCGTTGTGAGAGTTTGCGAGGCCACATATGATGCCACCTTGGTGGGGAAAGAGGGAATCCAGGTTCTG GACTGGGCGTTTGATGACGGAGCTCCTCCTTCCAACCAGATTGTCGATGATTGGTTGAACCTTTTGAAGACAAAGTTTAGGGAGGACCCTGGTTGCTGCATTGCTGTCCATTGTGTAGCTGGCCTGGGAAG AGCCCCTGTCATGGTGGCCCTGGCATTGATTGAATGTGGTATGAAGTACGAAGACGCTGTCCAGTTCATCCGGCA GAAGCGTCGCGGAGCTTTCAACAGCAAGCAGCTCTTCTACCTGGAGAAGTATCGTCCAAAGATGCGCCTGCGCTTCAAAGACTCCAACGGCCACCGCAACAACTGCTGCGTCCAGTAG
- the lgsn gene encoding lengsin — MNSKKGMHDSEDFGLKEGSGRLRDQVDGSGISLGKKKGVKVSGKHIAPVDWDRGGPSIVHHSGYVSPRLSENHPTIISIGPHHAHTSGSPERGRPRPEEGPPSRVEWSKEGCSYSQRASNSEAGVSRQTMDELKSILRDSSMLGVRGKEDGGRPGSPAPYTYLHGTNRGEGRPESQSSFTTFKPHSDASRRASTRSRDSSSIQLGSSMDLSSSFRSDVAGANRLSAVRSSTYENSSTNCGENWTSETDNSKENMDKSGTQSFVSAMEYIKQQISRDNINFVRFEATDLHGVSRSKTVPVRFFHEKAVYGVPIPRSYLELTLSPKSSEVDNANSPASISSDVLLIPDLSTFRMLPWAEQTARVICDPCMVTGSSLRTAPRLIAKQLLGQLQSMGFSLHSSFTYECCVLGTPDRVSPKTMLFPGTTLATNHDLPFFQYLVNGMYSMGADVDSLASAMGPGQMEINLRPEFGIAAADTAFTFRTGIKELARKHSYIASFFTDDGLYNSGVLSHSLWDANGRRSLFHTGDRGGGELSDIGKKWLAGLLSHSAALSCLLSPGLGCRDHIAKKVKDLKRNVFYATCGYNDNASAFNVKCHGGRETHIDNKLGSAMANPYVVLAATVAAGLDGIKRNLAIETGPTRPPGHTQQQRSLFPIPVKMEDALVALSDDYVIRGALGEPFVQYFIALKQFEIETQELDAERNKCLEYFI; from the exons ATGAATAGTAAAAAAGGGATGCATGACTCAGAGGATTTCGGTCTCAAG GAGGGCTCAGGCAGGTTGAGAGACCAGGTAGATGGGAGTGGAATAAGCCTGGGCAAGAAGAAGGGGGTGAAGGTGAGTGGGAAACACATTGCCCCAGTGGACTGGGACAGGGGGGGGCCATCCATTGTCCACCATTCCGGCTACGTCAGCCCCAGACTATCAGAAAATCACCCCACCATCATCTCCATTGGCCCCCATCATGCCCACACCTCCGGGTCCCCTGAGAGAGGTCGGCCCAGGCCGGAGGAAGGCCCTCCCTCCAGGGTAGAGTGGTCCAAGGAGGGGTGCTCCTACAGCCAGAGGGCTTCTAACAGCGAGGCGGGGGTCTCCAGACAGACCATGGATGAGCTGAAGAGTATCCTGAGGGACAGCTCCATGCTCGGTGTTCGCGGGAAGGAGGATGGAGGCCGGCCCGGGAGCCCCGCCCCTTATACCTACCTGCATGGGACCAACAGGGGAGAGGGACGGCCAGAGTCCCAGTCCTCCTTCACCACATTCAAGCCCCACTCTGATGCATCCAGGAGGGCATCCACCAGATccagggacagcagctccatACAGCTCGGCTCCAGTATGGACTTGTCAAGCTCATTCAGGTCTGACGTGGCTGGAGCAAACAGGCTGTCCGCGGTTCGATCATCCACGTACGAGAACAGCAGCACCAACTGTGGAGAGAACTGGACCTCAGAAACAG ATAACAGTAAAGAAAATATGGACAAATCAGGGACTCAGAGCTTTGTCTCAGCTATGGAGTACATCAAGCAGCAGATTTCCCGGGATAACATCAACTTCGTCCGCTTCGAGGCCACGGATCTCCACGGGGTGTCCAGGTCTAAGACAGTGCCAGTCCGCTTCTTTCAT GAGAAAGCAGTGTATGGTGTACCCATACCAAGAAGCTACCTGGAGCTGACCCTCAGCCCCAAAAGCAGCGAGGTGGACAATGCCAACAGCCCTGCCAGCATCAGTAGCGACGTGCTGCTCATCCCGGACCTGTCCACGTTCAGAATGTTGCCCTGGGCGGAGCAGACGGCCCGGGTGATCTGTGACCCCTGCATGGTCACCGGCAGCTCCCTGCGTACCGCGCCCCGTCTCATCGCCAAGCAGCTGCTGGGGCAGCTCCAAAGCATGGGCTTCTCGCTGCATTCCTCCTTCACCTACGAATGCTGCGTCCTGGGTACACCCGACCGGGTCAGCCCCAAGACCATGCTGTTCCCCGGCACCACCTTGGCGACAAACCATGACCTGCCATTCTTTCAGTATCTGGTGAACGGCATGTACAGCATGGGGGCGGACGTGGACAGCCTGGCCTCCGCGATGGGGCCTGGTCAGATGGAGATCAACCTGAGGCCGGAGTTCGGAATCGCCGCCGCAGACACTGCCTTCACGTTCCGCACCGGCATCAAAGAGCTGGCCCGGAAACACAGCTACATTGCGAGCTTCTTCACAGACGACGGCCTGTATAACTCCGGCGTGCTTTCCCATTCTCTCTGGGACGCCAACGGCCGGCGAAGTCTGTTCCACACCGGGGACCGTGGTGGAGGGGAGCTGTCCGATATCGGGAAGAAGTGGCTGGCCGGGCTCCTGAGCCActcggccgctctgagctgccTGCTCTCTCCTGGGCTAGGCTGCCGCGACCACATCGCCAAGAAGGTCAAAGACCTCAAGCGCAATGTGTTCTATGCCACCTGTGGCTACAACGACAACGCCAGTGCCTTCAATGTGAAGTGCCACGGCGGGAGGGAGACGCACATTGACAACAAGTTGGGCTCGGCCATGGCAAACCCATACGTGGTGCTGGCGGCCACTGTGGCGGCGGGCTTAGACGGTATCAAGCGTAACCTGGCGATTGAGACGGGCCCAACGAGGCCCCCCGGCCACACCCAGCAGCAGAGGAGTCTGTTCCCCATCCCTGTGAAAATGGAAGACGCACTCGTGGCTTTGAGCGATGACTATGTGATCCGTGGAGCCTTGGGAGAGCCATTTGTTCAGTATTTTATTGCTCTGAAGCAATTTGAAATTGAGACCCAAGAACTGGATGCAGAGAGGAATAAATGTCTGGAGTATTTCATATAG
- the LOC109616083 gene encoding protein FAM83B: protein MQNGTADHEVRGPTRYTLIRDPPWREAMESKLSCLSSLREEGIPVEYIQPHYKEAYRLAIYALVSGGREAYQEYLRVEPLSDFLSEEEVTFILENAALPVMSNEDPEAGKREGAEHLRAPSTYFPTESDVEVPDLDLGWPEVKNENIGPNITMLFNPPRPNTPTIKEFIRVQIQDARRVIAIAMDIFTDVDIFMEIVNATSRGVVVYILIDHYHFKSFLNMAVSAGIQIQDLKNLRVRTVKGQQYTCRSGAKFHGSMQQKFLLVDCKTVLCGTYSFMWSFEKINLSMVLVVMGQLVDMYDEEFRRLFARSTPPAALSQKYDPYSGRPFERRLSLDQVHIRSRARQLGLMTLTGQQKGIRYNNGQTLTRGLSIQDRLNQAHRTNIGTLVKVHSYGGDLSQIGNSMAHFKNVKDDSQCDPEKGRNNEDSLLQGRMNHYMQEKYCVDQQQLLPYSRETSLNRWKIDSYLNKRDTATVESVENLHLSDNIRNHNPSSRMRTSILFNSCLAGHSDHLSNMSTNTGTSPPGSLKQASPCDSPSNAQQQWTSVQLRASQTRLEEIRRKRFSFHEEPIRKYRVDLNQGSQRLSVFSALERNKGRLPEGGLDKRHSLGKLEGNFNQGLSGSREEHTSGSQQDEDYRLREQTYGPLKLIDVQRSVSQYDLTTKTEIRNPIGDWQKPLSRTTSTAQLGIKLKEPLLQPSKFRPTSLNIESSKALTSLIRIPEERDGPTRRNHDSTDQLANSAVSVLFKDKDKTFQNGNQVTPVLSVVWNKHKVQPDVSEKKQETLISEDETAKSNYSVTSSNRTVEDADVSLERMFHKDVGVERQRQNSFGSTYQNTGLERLKHSMQADIAGEQKNISDPPGKRSVLALSTSAKGSLPSFTRSSHNADGTKTDKEHQHNTPNTTGKSFYPRLSSNWVRRSFRKKRDQESVSPTVTLESQPKYSDTGRKQVYSRFESFVSFDKKPSDKTTATITRGYDRSLSARNPSISSIHSQTMPNENKLGRFIQRFGNLISKK from the exons ATGCAGAATGGCACTGCTGACCATGAA GTGAGAGGACCAACTCGTTACACATTAATCAGAGATCCCCCGTGGAGAGAAGCAATGGAATCCAAGCTCTCCTGTCTGTCATCACTCAGAGAGGAGGGGATTCCAGTGGAATACATCCAGCCACACTATAAGGAGGCATACCGGCTAGCCATCTATGCTCTGGTCAGTGGGGGCAGAGAGGCTTACCAGGAATACCTCAGGGTCGAACCACTCAGTGACTTTCTCTCAGAAGAGGAGGTCACCTTCATTTTGGAGAATGCAGCGTTGCCAGTCATGAGCAATGAGGACCCTGAGGCAGGGAAACGTGAAGGTGCAGAACATTTGAGAGCTCCCTCAACATACTTCCCCACAGAGTCAGATGTGGAGGTTCCTGACCTTGACCTTGGATGGCCAGAGGTCAAAAACGAGAACATTGGACCGAACATCACCATGCTGTTTAATCCACCCAGACCAAACACACCGACCATCAAAGAGTTCATACGTGTACAAATCCAAGATGCAAGAAGG GTTATTGCTATAGCGATGGACATCTTCACTGATGTTGACATTTTCATGGAGATTGTTAATGCAACTTCTCGGGGAGTGGTGGTCTACATACTTATAGATCACTACCATTTCAAAAGCTTTCTGAATATGGCTGTCAGTGCTGGTATTCAGATTCAAGATCTCAAG AACCTACGAGTCAGGACTGTGAAAGGACAGCAGTATACATGCCGATCTGGAGCAAAGTTCCATGGTTCTATGCAGCAGAAGTTTTTATTGGTTGACTGCAAAACAGTATTGTGTGGAACATACAG CTTCATGTGGTCCTTTGAGAAGATCAACCTGAGCATGGTTCTGGTGGTAATGGGTCAGCTGGTGGACATGTACGACGAGGAGTTCAGACGACTGTTCGCCCGTTCCACTCCGCCTGCTGCTCTCTCTCAGAAGTACGACCCTTACTCGGGTAGGCCCTTTGAGAGGAGACTCTCTCTGGACCAGGTTCACATTAGGTCCCGTGCGAGACAGCTCGGCTTGATGACTTTAACCGGGCAACAGAAAGGCATTCGATACAACAATGGACAGACACTGACGAGAGGCTTGAGCATTCAGGACAGACTGAACCAAGCCCATCGCACCAATATAGGGACACTCGTGAAGGTACACAGCTATGGTGGAGACCTGTCGCAAATAGGGAACTCCATGGCACACTTTAAGAATGTAAAAGATGACTCCCAATGTGACCCTGAGAAAGGCAGAAACAATGAGGATTCACTGTTACAAGGCAGGATGAATCATTACATGCAGGAGAAGTATTGTGTTGATCAGCAACAGCTTCTGCCCTACAGCCGTGAGACCTCTCTTAACAGGTGGAAGATCGACTCCTACCTCAATAAGAGGGACACGGCCACGGTTGAGTCCGTAGAAAATCTGCATCTGTCGGACAATATTCGTAATCACAACCCATCATCTCGTATGAGAACATCAATCCTCTTCAATAGTTGCCTTGCAGGGCACTCTGATCACCTAAGCAATATGTCAACAAACACTGGGACATCTCCACCGGGTAGTCTAAAACAGGCCTCTCCATGTGACAGCCCTAGCAACGCACAACAGCAATGGACCTCCGTTCAACTGAGGGCGAGCCAGACGAGATTGGAGGAGATCAGACGGAAAAGGTTCAGTTTTCATGAGGAGCCTATCCGTAAATATAGGGTGGATCTGAACCAGGGTTCTCAGAGATTGTCTGTATTCTCTGCTCTTGAGAGAAATAAAGGGAGGTTACCTGAGGGAGGTCTGGATAAAAGGCACAGTCTGGGAAAGTTAGAAGGCAACTTCAACCAGGGACTGTCCGGCAGCAGAGAGGAGCACACCTCAGGAAGTCAACAGGATGAGGACTACAGACTTAGAGAACAAACATATGGACCCCTCAAGCTCATTGATGTGCAAAGGTCTGTCTCACAATATGATCTCACAACCAAGACAGAGATAAGAAATCCCATTGGGGACTGGCAGAAGCCTCTCTCCAGGACGACATCGACAGCTCAACTGGGAATAAAGTTGAAAGAGCCTTTGCTCCAGCCCTCCAAATTCAGACCCACTAGTCTTAATATAGAGAGCTCTAAAGCTCTAACATCTTTGATCAGAATaccagaggagagagatggaccaACTAGAAGGAATCATGACTCTACAGATCAGCTGGCCAACAGTGCCGTCTCAGTGCTCttcaaagacaaagacaaaactTTCCAAAATGGAAATCAAGTGACACCCGTTTTGTCTGTGGTTTGGAATAAGCATAAAGTGCAGCCTGATGTTTctgaaaaaaaacaggaaacactGATCAGCGAAGATGAAACAGCCAAAAGCAATTATTCAGTGACATCGTCAAATAGGACAGTGGAGGATGCAGATGTTTCACTGGAGAGAATGTTCCACAAGGACGTGGGAGTAGAACGCCAAAGACAGAATTCATTTGGATCTACATATCAAAACACAGGTTTGGAAAGGTTAAAGCACTCAATGCAGGCTGATATTGCAGGAGAGCAGAAAAACATCTCAGATCCTCCGGGAAAACGGTCCGTTTTGGCACTTAGTACATCAGCCAAAGGTAGTTTGCCAAGCTTTACCAGGTCGTCACACAACGCAGACGGTACCAAAACCGATAAAGAACATCAACATAACACTCCAAATACAACAGGTAAATCATTCTATCCTCGATTAAGTTCTAATTGGGTTAGAAGGAGTTTTAGAAAGAAACGTGACCAGGAGTCTGTTAGCCCCACAGTCACTTTGGAAAGTCAACCAAAATATTCGGACACTGGGCGGAAACAGGTGTATAGCCGGTTTGaaagttttgtttcatttgacaAGAAGCCTTCTGATAAAACAACGGCAACTATTACAAGAGGGTATGACAGGAGTTTGTCAGCTAGAAATCCCTCTATTAGTTCCATTCACAGTCAAACTATGCCTAATGAAAATAAGCTTGGGCGATTCATACAACGGTTTGGGAATCTCATCAGCAAGAAGTGA